One Amycolatopsis thermophila DNA segment encodes these proteins:
- a CDS encoding glutamate ABC transporter substrate-binding protein, with protein sequence MARGKVAALVAAVALLAAGCGSAGTPADPAPVGDVQAPLPAGVGGGDTSSGSSADNNCDTRSLSPNGSIPNGSTMDKIRDRGRLIAGVDQTNFLFGFLNPSSGNLEGFDIEIVKQIAASIFGDWQGHVQWVAIPSSAREQVLKDHQVDIVVRTYSITCSRMKDVAFSAPYYQAGQAVLAPKNSGVRGMSDLGGKRVCAATNSTSLATIAKAQPRPIPVSVNNWSDCLLLIQQGQVDAISTDDVILAGMARQDPNLEVVGQPFTREFYGVGIPLGQDDMVRFVNAVLENVRNGSAWQNTYKYWIEPALGPASPPAVSYR encoded by the coding sequence ATGGCTCGGGGGAAGGTGGCCGCTCTCGTGGCGGCCGTCGCGCTGCTGGCCGCCGGGTGCGGCAGCGCCGGGACGCCGGCCGACCCGGCGCCGGTCGGTGACGTGCAGGCGCCGTTGCCCGCCGGGGTGGGCGGCGGCGACACCAGCAGCGGCAGTTCGGCCGACAACAACTGCGACACGCGCAGCCTGTCGCCGAACGGCTCGATCCCGAACGGGTCCACGATGGACAAGATCCGGGATCGCGGCCGCCTGATCGCTGGTGTCGACCAGACCAACTTCCTGTTCGGGTTCCTCAACCCCTCCAGCGGCAACCTGGAGGGCTTCGACATCGAGATCGTCAAGCAGATCGCGGCGTCGATCTTCGGCGACTGGCAGGGCCACGTGCAGTGGGTGGCCATCCCGTCGTCGGCGCGCGAGCAGGTGCTGAAGGACCACCAGGTCGACATCGTCGTCCGGACCTACAGCATCACCTGCAGCCGCATGAAGGACGTCGCGTTCTCCGCACCGTACTACCAGGCCGGGCAGGCGGTGCTGGCGCCGAAGAACTCCGGGGTGCGCGGCATGTCCGACCTCGGCGGCAAGCGCGTGTGCGCCGCGACGAACTCGACCTCGCTGGCCACGATCGCCAAGGCGCAGCCGCGGCCGATCCCGGTGTCGGTGAACAACTGGTCGGACTGCCTGCTGCTGATCCAGCAGGGCCAGGTCGACGCGATCTCCACCGACGATGTGATCCTGGCCGGCATGGCGCGGCAGGACCCCAACCTCGAGGTCGTCGGTCAGCCGTTCACCCGGGAGTTCTACGGAGTGGGGATCCCGCTCGGGCAGGACGACATGGTCCGGTTCGTCAACGCCGTGCTGGAGAACGTCCGCAACGGCAGCGCCTGGCAGAACACCTACAAGTACTGGATCGAGCCCGCGCTCGGCCCGGCGTCGCCGCCGGCCGTGTCCTACCGCTGA
- a CDS encoding serine/threonine-protein kinase has product MSEEERRPRHARPDDQPITGSLDDEPRRTSLHEPVPSAAETQIIEPVRPPAQPVQPDDVQLTSVLASPAPMTEMIRPPAPPPEPSGPGVLPDPGTDSVLPEQSSGHTGSGSRPGTGPGTGTGAFPGTARRTGRRSRRGRLGAGLVEVPPVPYRDPASAVLTNPVVSEEKRYCGNCSAKVGRGSAGPEGVCEKCGTAYSFLPTLQPGDLVGGQYEVLGAIAYGGLGWIYLAKDRNVNDRWVVLKGLIDTGDPTAVAAAVNETRFLAEVEHPNIVKIYNFVQHPDARTGHAIGYIVMEYIGGQSLRQLALAHQRAAGRPEPLPIAQVIAYGLEILPALGYLHSQGLLYCDLKPDNVIQTHEQLKLIDLGAVRRIDDYTSPLFFTTGYSAPELTTHGASVASDLYTVGRTLAVLSFEFNGYTTKYKAGLPTPDQVPLFKLFGSYYRFLKRATHPDPDRRFLSAEEMADQLAGVLREIIAMGTGKPRPAVSTVFGPETNAFGVDLVVPEAGWTVPLPDAVEVVSGLPIPQVDTDDPAAGILATTTAVDPRSAIDALAGAPPDSIEVRLRIVRARIELGELAEASRQLQAAQYLAIRAGYPHDWRIDWHRGLIELAGGRPRVANVAFETVYDDLPGEIAPKLALAVSAEGIGDYFTAARLYEQVWRTDRAYVSAAFGLARVYLAQGARAGAIEVLESVPSASTHYVAAQVAAIKIKTRAAGPSTAVSEADLVDASSKLERLRLDAERHTRMSAEVLEAAFAFVQGAPPGYRTSAKVLGCELSERDVRFGLERCYRTLARLAHTPGDRIELVDRANSVRPRTLT; this is encoded by the coding sequence GTGTCCGAAGAGGAGCGCCGTCCGCGTCACGCACGCCCGGACGACCAGCCGATCACCGGCTCGCTCGACGACGAGCCCCGCCGCACGTCGTTGCACGAACCGGTGCCCTCGGCCGCCGAAACGCAGATCATCGAACCGGTCCGCCCGCCGGCGCAGCCGGTGCAGCCGGACGACGTCCAGCTCACCAGCGTGCTCGCGTCACCGGCGCCGATGACCGAGATGATCCGCCCGCCCGCGCCGCCGCCGGAACCGAGCGGCCCCGGCGTGCTGCCCGACCCCGGTACCGACAGCGTGCTGCCCGAACAGTCCAGTGGCCACACGGGTTCGGGCAGCCGGCCCGGCACCGGACCGGGCACCGGCACCGGGGCGTTCCCGGGCACCGCACGGCGCACCGGACGGCGATCGCGCCGCGGTCGTCTCGGCGCCGGGCTGGTCGAAGTGCCGCCGGTGCCCTACCGCGACCCGGCGTCGGCCGTGCTCACCAACCCGGTGGTGTCGGAGGAGAAGCGCTACTGCGGCAACTGTTCCGCCAAGGTCGGCCGTGGTTCGGCCGGACCGGAGGGCGTGTGCGAGAAGTGCGGCACGGCCTACTCCTTCCTGCCCACGCTGCAGCCCGGCGACCTGGTCGGCGGGCAGTACGAGGTGCTCGGCGCGATCGCCTACGGCGGTCTGGGCTGGATCTACCTCGCCAAGGACCGCAACGTCAACGACCGCTGGGTCGTCCTCAAAGGACTGATCGACACCGGTGACCCGACGGCCGTCGCGGCGGCGGTGAACGAGACCCGGTTCCTGGCCGAGGTCGAGCACCCGAACATCGTCAAGATCTACAACTTCGTGCAGCACCCGGACGCGCGCACCGGGCACGCCATCGGCTACATCGTGATGGAGTACATCGGCGGCCAGTCGCTGCGCCAGCTCGCGCTGGCCCACCAGCGCGCCGCCGGCCGGCCGGAACCGCTGCCGATCGCCCAGGTGATCGCCTACGGCCTGGAGATCCTGCCCGCGCTCGGCTACCTGCACAGCCAGGGGCTGCTGTACTGCGATCTCAAGCCGGACAACGTGATCCAGACCCACGAGCAGCTCAAGCTGATCGACCTGGGCGCGGTGCGGCGCATCGACGACTACACCAGCCCGCTGTTCTTCACCACCGGTTACAGCGCGCCGGAGCTGACCACGCACGGTGCGTCGGTCGCCTCCGACCTCTACACCGTGGGCCGCACACTGGCCGTGCTGAGCTTCGAGTTCAACGGCTACACCACGAAGTACAAGGCCGGGTTGCCCACGCCGGACCAGGTGCCGCTGTTCAAGCTCTTCGGCTCCTACTACCGGTTCCTCAAGCGCGCGACGCACCCGGACCCGGACCGGCGGTTCCTCTCCGCCGAGGAGATGGCCGACCAGCTGGCCGGTGTGCTGCGCGAGATCATCGCGATGGGCACCGGGAAACCGCGTCCCGCGGTGTCCACTGTGTTCGGTCCGGAGACCAACGCCTTCGGCGTGGACCTGGTAGTGCCCGAGGCGGGCTGGACCGTTCCGCTGCCGGACGCCGTCGAGGTCGTGTCCGGCCTGCCGATCCCGCAGGTGGACACCGACGACCCGGCGGCGGGCATCCTGGCCACCACGACGGCCGTGGACCCGCGCAGCGCCATCGACGCGCTGGCCGGTGCGCCGCCGGACTCGATCGAGGTGCGGCTGCGGATCGTCCGCGCGCGCATCGAGCTGGGCGAGCTGGCCGAGGCGAGCCGTCAGCTGCAGGCGGCGCAGTACCTGGCGATCCGGGCGGGCTACCCGCACGACTGGCGCATCGACTGGCACCGCGGGCTGATCGAGCTCGCCGGCGGGCGGCCGCGTGTCGCGAACGTGGCGTTCGAGACGGTGTACGACGACCTGCCCGGCGAGATCGCGCCGAAGCTGGCGCTCGCGGTGAGTGCCGAGGGCATCGGTGACTACTTCACCGCCGCCCGGCTGTACGAGCAGGTGTGGCGCACGGACCGGGCATACGTGAGCGCGGCCTTCGGCCTGGCGCGGGTGTACCTGGCGCAGGGCGCGCGGGCGGGGGCGATCGAGGTGCTGGAGTCGGTGCCGTCGGCGTCCACGCACTACGTCGCCGCGCAGGTCGCCGCCATCAAGATCAAGACCCGCGCGGCCGGCCCCAGCACCGCGGTCAGCGAAGCCGATCTGGTGGACGCGAGCTCGAAGCTGGAACGGCTGCGGCTGGACGCGGAGCGGCACACGCGGATGTCGGCTGAGGTGCTCGAGGCGGCGTTCGCATTCGTGCAGGGCGCCCCGCCGGGATACCGCACCAGCGCGAAGGTCCTGGGCTGCGAACTGTCCGAACGGGACGTTCGCTTCGGACTGGAACGCTGCTACCGCACGCTGGCGCGGCTGGCGCACACCCCGGGCGACCGCATCGAACTGGTCGACCGCGCCAACTCGGTCCGGCCGCGCACGCTCACCTGA
- a CDS encoding PaaI family thioesterase gives MHYAECFGCGDVDNGLHMRSTVGDGGVVYSKFPVTRAHQGAPGLAHGGLLACAFDEALGSAVGNLLRRPAVTGKLETDFLRPVPVGTTLFIAARVDGVAGRKIYASADGHLDSADGPVALRARGLFVQVGLEHFTNHGDPDALSKFTQQPRRREDWDINP, from the coding sequence ATGCACTACGCGGAGTGCTTCGGGTGCGGCGATGTCGACAACGGACTGCACATGCGTTCCACCGTCGGTGACGGCGGCGTCGTGTACTCGAAGTTCCCGGTCACGCGTGCGCACCAGGGCGCGCCCGGCCTCGCCCACGGCGGGTTGCTGGCGTGCGCGTTCGACGAGGCGCTCGGATCCGCCGTCGGCAACCTGCTGCGCCGCCCCGCGGTGACCGGCAAGCTGGAAACGGATTTCCTGCGGCCGGTCCCGGTCGGGACGACGCTGTTCATCGCGGCGCGGGTGGACGGCGTGGCGGGGCGCAAGATCTACGCCAGCGCCGACGGACACCTCGACTCCGCGGACGGCCCGGTCGCGCTGCGCGCCCGCGGGCTGTTCGTCCAGGTCGGACTGGAGCACTTCACCAACCACGGCGACCCGGACGCACTCAGCAAGTTCACCCAGCAACCGCGCCGCCGCGAGGACTGGGACATCAACCCCTGA
- a CDS encoding MFS transporter, whose amino-acid sequence MTHAAQAPEVDEKTVKRAVLASAMGNATEWYDYGVFTSGAIAASIGTVFFPGEGNAILKSLALVAIGFVVRPFGGAFFGPLGDKIGRQKVLAITILLMSGCTFLVGCLPTYAGDYAIGIGAPILVLLLRLIQGFSTGGEYGGAATFIAEYAPTRRRGFWGSFLEMGTLAGYVLGNLVVLAVTLSFTAEQVDSWAWRIPFFVALPLGLIGLYLRNKLEDTPEFRRLEAAGEKAEKAPLKETLSRNWRMILNLIGIVLLLNIADYMLLTTMPTYFTDTLKISDNTSTIIIVIVEVIQIALIAPLGALSDRIGRKPMLLTAAIGFLVLSYPSIKLMQSGNTVLLFLGFLIVALLLVLMLAVIGSTFPAMFPTRVRYGAFAIGYNVSTSLFGGTCGVVVTALIHGTGNDDWPAFYLMIAAAIALFPIIKIPETARVPMDHINEQGLTAVPAAKAATN is encoded by the coding sequence ATGACACACGCAGCGCAGGCACCCGAAGTGGACGAGAAGACGGTCAAGAGAGCCGTCCTCGCGTCCGCGATGGGTAACGCAACAGAGTGGTACGACTACGGGGTGTTCACCTCGGGCGCGATCGCCGCCAGCATCGGCACGGTGTTCTTTCCCGGCGAAGGAAACGCGATCCTCAAATCGCTGGCTCTGGTGGCGATCGGGTTCGTGGTACGGCCGTTCGGCGGAGCGTTCTTCGGCCCACTGGGCGACAAGATCGGCCGCCAGAAGGTGCTGGCGATCACGATCCTGCTGATGTCGGGGTGCACGTTCCTGGTCGGCTGCCTGCCCACGTACGCGGGCGACTACGCCATCGGCATCGGCGCGCCGATCCTGGTGCTGCTGCTGCGGCTGATCCAGGGCTTCTCCACCGGTGGTGAGTACGGCGGCGCGGCGACGTTCATCGCCGAGTACGCACCCACCCGCAGGCGCGGGTTCTGGGGCAGCTTCCTGGAGATGGGCACGCTCGCCGGTTACGTGCTGGGCAACCTGGTCGTGCTGGCGGTGACGCTGTCGTTCACCGCGGAGCAGGTGGACAGCTGGGCGTGGCGGATCCCGTTCTTCGTGGCCCTGCCGCTCGGCCTGATCGGTCTCTACCTCCGGAACAAGCTGGAGGACACGCCGGAGTTCCGGCGCCTGGAGGCCGCGGGTGAGAAGGCGGAGAAGGCTCCGTTGAAGGAGACCCTGTCGCGCAACTGGCGCATGATCCTCAACCTGATCGGGATCGTGCTGCTGCTCAACATCGCCGACTACATGTTGCTGACCACGATGCCGACCTACTTCACGGACACGTTGAAGATCAGCGACAACACGTCGACGATCATCATCGTGATCGTCGAGGTCATCCAGATCGCGCTGATCGCTCCCCTCGGCGCGCTCTCCGACCGGATCGGCCGGAAACCGATGCTGCTCACCGCGGCCATCGGGTTCCTCGTGCTGAGCTACCCGTCGATCAAGCTGATGCAGAGCGGCAACACCGTGTTGCTGTTCCTCGGGTTCCTCATCGTCGCGCTGCTGCTGGTGCTGATGCTGGCCGTGATCGGTTCGACGTTCCCGGCGATGTTCCCGACCCGCGTCCGCTACGGCGCCTTCGCGATCGGCTACAACGTCTCGACGTCGCTGTTCGGCGGTACCTGCGGTGTCGTTGTGACCGCGCTGATCCACGGCACGGGCAACGACGACTGGCCGGCCTTCTACCTGATGATCGCCGCGGCGATCGCGCTGTTCCCGATCATCAAGATCCCGGAGACCGCGCGGGTCCCGATGGACCACATCAACGAGCAGGGCCTGACCGCCGTTCCGGCGGCCAAGGCCGCGACGAACTGA
- a CDS encoding L,D-transpeptidase: MTQLHRRRGPLALFGLGLAAVLTLSACSGDGSGSAATGGAGTSADAQQTSAQPAKLTVQPADGAKDVAPSDAAQVTVANGELQTVTLTNPDGKQVAGQLAADKRSWAATEDLGYGKKYTWSGTALGADGKQITIAGSFTTVSPRKQLTASLNVGDNQTYGIAMPIALTFSSKVTDKAAVERALTVETAPHTEGSWAWVSDTSVHWRPKEYWQPNTQVKVAANLYGLKIGDGTYGKQDVTASFSIGRSQIVKGDVKSHHMQVIRDGVQIADYPASYGLDSDPGRVTHSGIHVVMSKHPTYSMSNPRYDYFDVNVPWAVRISNNGEFIHGLASSVWAQGKQNVSHGCVNLSPARAKEYYDGALIGDPVEITGSTQTLSAKDGDYSDWTYSWADWTKLSALAS; this comes from the coding sequence GTGACACAACTTCACAGACGACGGGGACCGCTGGCGCTGTTCGGCCTCGGACTGGCCGCGGTACTGACCTTGAGCGCGTGCAGCGGTGACGGCTCCGGCAGCGCCGCGACGGGCGGGGCGGGGACGTCGGCCGACGCGCAGCAGACGTCGGCGCAGCCGGCGAAGCTGACCGTGCAGCCCGCCGACGGCGCCAAGGACGTGGCGCCCAGCGACGCGGCCCAGGTGACGGTCGCCAACGGTGAACTGCAGACGGTCACCCTCACCAACCCGGACGGCAAGCAGGTCGCCGGCCAGCTCGCGGCCGACAAGCGCAGCTGGGCGGCCACCGAGGACCTCGGCTACGGCAAGAAGTACACGTGGTCGGGCACCGCGCTGGGCGCCGACGGCAAGCAGATCACCATCGCCGGTTCGTTCACCACGGTCAGTCCGCGCAAGCAGCTGACGGCCAGCCTGAACGTCGGCGACAACCAGACCTACGGCATCGCGATGCCGATCGCGCTCACCTTCAGCTCCAAGGTCACCGACAAGGCCGCGGTCGAACGCGCCCTGACCGTCGAGACCGCGCCGCACACCGAGGGTTCCTGGGCCTGGGTGTCCGACACCAGCGTGCACTGGCGGCCCAAGGAGTACTGGCAGCCGAACACGCAGGTGAAGGTGGCCGCGAACCTCTACGGTCTCAAGATCGGTGACGGCACCTACGGCAAGCAGGACGTGACGGCGTCGTTCTCGATCGGCCGCTCGCAGATCGTCAAGGGCGACGTCAAGTCCCACCACATGCAGGTGATCCGGGACGGCGTGCAGATCGCCGACTACCCCGCCAGCTACGGGCTGGACTCCGACCCGGGCCGCGTCACGCACAGCGGCATCCACGTCGTGATGTCCAAGCACCCGACCTACTCGATGAGCAACCCGCGCTACGACTACTTCGACGTCAACGTGCCGTGGGCGGTGCGGATCTCGAACAACGGGGAGTTCATCCACGGCCTGGCGTCGTCGGTGTGGGCGCAGGGCAAGCAGAACGTGTCGCACGGCTGCGTCAACCTGTCGCCGGCGCGGGCGAAGGAGTACTACGACGGCGCGCTGATCGGCGACCCGGTCGAGATCACCGGCAGCACCCAGACGCTGTCGGCCAAGGACGGCGACTACTCCGACTGGACCTACTCCTGGGCGGACTGGACGAAGTTGTCCGCCCTCGCGAGCTGA
- a CDS encoding cold-shock protein: MAQGTVKWFNAEKGFGFIAQDNGEGDVFVHYSEIEGRGFRTLEENQRVEFEIGQGQKGPQAQKVRVI; encoded by the coding sequence GTGGCGCAAGGCACTGTGAAGTGGTTCAACGCCGAGAAGGGCTTCGGCTTCATCGCCCAGGACAACGGTGAGGGCGACGTGTTCGTGCACTACTCGGAGATCGAGGGCCGGGGTTTCCGCACCCTCGAGGAGAACCAGCGCGTGGAGTTCGAGATCGGCCAGGGGCAGAAGGGGCCGCAGGCCCAGAAGGTGCGGGTCATCTGA
- a CDS encoding SCO6745 family protein, translating to MTIVREIRPLVQRWGGKFMTSPELAEVEREVGLGQRALYFRGRSAVLGDPPPGVVAELFGIFPRWVVDFVLPTATQALDAAAAVSAYTEALSRWSEAHVPEDARLGELLFRLVEAADASGLALFAGWRQVEWPCGLVARIGHGLMLLREYRGGLHFACLRAVGLTVPEAVVADPEGGRARLLRTAWSPEAADALIARARPDVQERWRRAEELTDERMAELLAVLSPAEQTELVSSLQELDRVASASAPTVAGE from the coding sequence ATGACAATCGTTCGCGAGATCCGGCCCCTCGTGCAGCGGTGGGGCGGGAAGTTCATGACCTCGCCCGAGCTGGCGGAAGTGGAACGCGAGGTGGGGCTGGGGCAGCGCGCGCTGTACTTCCGCGGCCGGTCGGCGGTGCTCGGTGATCCGCCGCCGGGGGTGGTCGCCGAGCTGTTCGGGATCTTCCCGCGCTGGGTGGTCGACTTCGTCCTGCCCACCGCGACGCAGGCCCTCGACGCGGCCGCGGCGGTCTCGGCGTACACCGAGGCGCTGTCGCGCTGGTCGGAGGCGCACGTGCCAGAGGACGCGCGGCTGGGGGAGCTGCTGTTCCGGTTGGTGGAGGCGGCGGATGCGAGCGGGCTGGCGCTGTTCGCCGGCTGGCGGCAGGTCGAGTGGCCCTGCGGCCTGGTCGCGCGGATCGGCCACGGGTTGATGCTGCTGCGCGAGTACCGCGGTGGTCTGCACTTCGCCTGCCTGCGCGCCGTGGGGTTGACGGTGCCGGAGGCGGTGGTGGCCGACCCGGAGGGCGGGCGGGCGCGGTTGTTGCGGACGGCCTGGTCCCCGGAGGCGGCGGACGCGCTGATCGCGCGGGCGCGCCCGGATGTGCAGGAGCGCTGGCGCCGGGCGGAGGAGCTGACGGACGAGCGGATGGCGGAGCTGCTGGCCGTTCTGAGCCCTGCGGAGCAGACGGAACTGGTCTCGTCGCTGCAGGAGTTGGACCGGGTCGCGTCGGCTTCGGCGCCGACGGTCGCCGGAGAGTGA
- a CDS encoding tyrosine-type recombinase/integrase: MARSKRPQGTRNPNGEGSLYFSEYDGYWHARVTVGVLDDGRPDRRHIKRRREDDAREEYRKLLNERDQGNVRRKGRDWTVEAWLRHWVDNIAPLTVRYKTLRGYQTAVNKHLIPGVGAHRMKRIEPEHFEKLYAKMLESGLKPGTAHQVHRTARTAFGEAERRGIIQRNPAALAKAPRVEEEEVEPLEADEIQRLLSAALSRRNGVRYVLALALGARQGEALGMRWSYLDERRKTLRVKKALQRQKWQHGCDNPHACGGPYHRTEKCKQPCKKHTRPCPEPCSPTCTEHARKCPQRKGGGLVEVDVKSRAGRRTFPLPDELFNLLMRHRERQARERDRAGSEWHEGDWIFTQPNGKPLDPRADYGDWKALLAEAGVREARLHDARHTAATVLLILGVPDRTVMDLMGWSTVSMKARYMHVTDEIRRDVADQLNGYFWNPN; encoded by the coding sequence TTGGCTCGCAGCAAGCGTCCACAAGGCACCCGGAACCCGAACGGCGAAGGGAGTCTCTATTTCAGCGAGTACGACGGGTACTGGCACGCACGAGTCACTGTCGGCGTGCTCGACGACGGCAGGCCGGATCGTCGCCACATCAAACGGCGGCGTGAAGATGACGCTCGCGAGGAGTACCGGAAACTTCTGAACGAGCGCGATCAGGGGAACGTGCGCCGCAAGGGACGCGACTGGACGGTTGAAGCGTGGCTACGCCACTGGGTCGACAACATCGCCCCGCTGACGGTCAGGTACAAGACGCTCCGCGGCTATCAGACCGCCGTGAACAAGCACCTCATCCCCGGTGTCGGTGCACACCGCATGAAGCGCATCGAGCCGGAGCATTTCGAGAAGCTGTACGCGAAAATGCTGGAGTCTGGTCTCAAGCCCGGAACCGCACACCAAGTTCATCGAACGGCACGCACCGCCTTCGGTGAGGCCGAACGGCGCGGGATCATCCAGCGCAATCCGGCTGCACTCGCCAAGGCACCACGGGTCGAAGAAGAGGAAGTGGAGCCTCTCGAAGCCGACGAGATTCAGCGCCTCCTTTCCGCAGCTTTGAGCCGCCGGAACGGCGTCCGTTACGTCCTGGCACTCGCGCTCGGCGCTCGACAAGGCGAGGCCCTGGGTATGCGGTGGAGCTACCTCGATGAGCGACGGAAGACGCTCCGCGTCAAGAAGGCCCTGCAGCGGCAGAAGTGGCAGCACGGGTGCGACAACCCGCATGCGTGCGGCGGGCCCTACCACCGGACCGAGAAGTGCAAGCAGCCTTGCAAAAAGCACACCCGACCGTGCCCGGAACCTTGCTCGCCCACCTGTACCGAGCACGCCCGGAAATGCCCACAACGGAAGGGTGGGGGACTCGTCGAGGTTGACGTCAAGTCCAGGGCGGGCCGACGAACGTTCCCGCTACCTGACGAACTGTTCAACCTGCTGATGCGCCACCGCGAGCGGCAGGCCCGTGAACGTGATCGCGCCGGCAGCGAGTGGCACGAGGGGGACTGGATCTTCACCCAACCAAACGGTAAACCGCTCGATCCACGAGCGGATTACGGCGACTGGAAGGCGCTCCTTGCCGAGGCTGGCGTTCGGGAGGCGCGACTCCACGATGCGCGCCACACCGCGGCAACCGTGCTTCTCATCCTCGGCGTGCCCGACCGGACTGTGATGGACCTCATGGGCTGGTCGACCGTGTCGATGAAGGCGCGCTACATGCATGTGACGGACGAGATCCGGAGGGACGTCGCCGACCAGCTCAACGGGTACTTCTGGAACCCCAACTGA
- a CDS encoding excisionase family DNA-binding protein — translation MATADEITELAATLAKLARTLAEQETRPTQSAPPSFPPERVMLTVEEAAERLGIGRTLMFKLLRTGQIESVRIGRLRRVPASAIQDYAARLVASASATAA, via the coding sequence ATGGCTACCGCCGACGAGATCACCGAACTGGCCGCCACTCTCGCCAAGCTCGCTCGGACACTGGCGGAACAAGAGACGCGGCCGACGCAGTCTGCCCCTCCGAGCTTCCCCCCGGAACGAGTCATGCTCACGGTCGAAGAGGCAGCCGAACGACTCGGCATCGGACGGACGCTGATGTTCAAACTGCTTCGCACGGGCCAGATCGAGTCCGTCCGCATCGGCAGACTCCGTCGCGTTCCGGCGTCCGCGATTCAGGACTACGCCGCTCGGCTTGTCGCCAGCGCCAGTGCAACCGCCGCCTGA
- a CDS encoding bifunctional DNA primase/polymerase: MDTTNPLLDWALYLAAMDWPVFPLRPGTKRQPAIKNWENRATTDPARLRRTWAADAWNIAVATGPARLVVVDLDMPKGDEAGPDGANALAALAEQRGGPLPDTFTVATPSGGRHLYFQAPPGVRLRNSQGQICPRVDTRSGGGYVVGPGSVTEQGGYELLDERDPVELPAWLVQLCTEKAAPAATSKPVALRSANPTAYGAAALRGECDRVRAADPGRHNETLASAAYTIGRKVGAGLIDHATARAELIAAGQTLIGSQHWPPNEAEVARVVDAGLTAGSHNPVRRKEAA, from the coding sequence ATGGACACCACGAATCCGCTACTGGACTGGGCGCTCTACCTCGCCGCGATGGACTGGCCGGTCTTCCCGCTGCGGCCGGGCACCAAGCGGCAACCCGCGATCAAGAACTGGGAGAACCGCGCCACCACCGACCCGGCGCGACTCCGCCGGACCTGGGCGGCCGACGCCTGGAACATCGCCGTCGCCACCGGGCCCGCCCGCCTGGTGGTGGTCGACCTGGACATGCCCAAAGGCGACGAGGCCGGCCCGGACGGCGCCAACGCTCTGGCCGCGCTCGCCGAGCAGCGCGGCGGGCCGCTGCCGGACACCTTCACCGTCGCCACACCCTCCGGCGGGCGCCACCTGTACTTCCAAGCCCCGCCCGGAGTGCGGCTGCGCAACTCCCAGGGCCAGATCTGCCCGCGCGTGGACACCCGATCGGGAGGCGGGTACGTGGTAGGCCCCGGCTCGGTCACCGAGCAGGGCGGCTACGAACTGCTCGACGAACGCGACCCGGTCGAGCTCCCCGCCTGGCTCGTGCAGCTGTGCACCGAAAAGGCCGCTCCTGCCGCCACCTCCAAACCCGTCGCGCTGCGCTCGGCCAACCCGACCGCCTACGGCGCCGCCGCACTGCGCGGCGAGTGCGACCGCGTGCGCGCCGCCGACCCCGGCCGCCACAACGAAACGCTCGCCTCCGCGGCCTACACCATCGGCCGCAAGGTCGGAGCCGGACTGATCGACCACGCCACCGCCCGCGCCGAACTGATCGCCGCCGGGCAAACCCTCATCGGCTCCCAGCACTGGCCACCCAACGAGGCCGAAGTCGCCCGCGTCGTCGACGCCGGGCTCACCGCCGGATCGCACAACCCCGTCCGCCGCAAGGAGGCTGCCTAA